In Zingiber officinale cultivar Zhangliang chromosome 1A, Zo_v1.1, whole genome shotgun sequence, a genomic segment contains:
- the LOC122000619 gene encoding glycine-rich protein 23-like: MDRLWVVTIVLVLALALAPARARNAPGHRVTTAGTTTTTVLTSGGATAGAVGAGLGDKKNIPFLGIGGMPGGLPSFGNMGSFGGSSGLGGLGGGFGGLGGLGGGSGGGFGGGGGGILP; this comes from the coding sequence ATGGACAGGCTGTGGGTAGTGACCATTGTGCTTGTGCTTGCTTTGGCACTTGCTCCTGCAAGAGCCAGGAATGCGCCTGGCCACCGTGTTACCACGGCTGGTACCACCACCACCACAGTGCTGACCAGTGGTGGAGCTACTGCTGGTGCTGTTGGTGCAGGCCTTGGAGACAAGAAGAACATACCCTTCTTAGGAATCGGTGGCATGCCTGGCGGCTTGCCGAGCTTCGGAAACATGGGTAGTTTTGGAGGCTCATCGGGACTAGGCGGGCTTGGAGGAGGCTTCGGTGGGCTCGGTGGTCTTGGTGGTGGCTCTGGTGGTGGCTTCGGCGGTGGTGGCGGAGGCATCCTCCCATGA